Proteins from one Panicum virgatum strain AP13 chromosome 7K, P.virgatum_v5, whole genome shotgun sequence genomic window:
- the LOC120640644 gene encoding phospholipid-transporting ATPase 2-like isoform X3 encodes MKRFVYINDDSRRHSYCDNRISNTKYTLWNFLPKNLWEQFRRFMNQYFLLIACLQLWSRITPVSPATTWGPLIIIFIVSASKEAWDDYNRYLSDKKANERKVWLVKDGIRKQIKAQEIHVGDIVWLHENDEIPCDLVLIGTSDPQGICYVETSALDGETDLKTRIVPSISANLSVKQLEKVKGVIECPNPDNDIRRFDANMRLFLPTIDNEKCPLTINNTLLQSCYLRYTEWACGVAVYTGNETKSGMTRGTAEPKLTAADVMIDKLTIAIFLLQIVVVLVLGYFGNIWKDTQGLKQWYLMYHVKGPWYDFLVIPLRFELLCSIMIPISIKVTLDLSKGVYAKFIDWDEQMFDWETNTPAHSANTAISEDLGQVEYILTDKTGTLTENRMIFKQCCISNTMYGSDNGDALKDARLLNAVSSNDPDVIKFLMVMALCNTVVPVKSNDGTVSYKAQSQDEEALVTAASNLNMMLISKDSSTAEICFNGSKFLYELLDILEFTSDRKRMSVVVKDGQTGKIHLLSKGADEAILPRAYPGQQIQRYLEAVEMYSQLGLRTLCLGWRDLEEDEYKEWSKNFQEASCSLDNRESKIAKVCHGLERDLYILGVTAIEDRLQDGVPETIKLLRNAGINVWMLTGDKQNTAIQIGLLCNLITSEPNSQLLPISGKTEEDILRSLDRALLITKNTCETKDLAFVLDGRALEIILKHSKESFTRLAMLSRTAICCRMTPLQKAQLVAILKSVGYLTLAIGDGGNDVRMIQEANIGVGISGREGLQAARAADYSIGKFKFLKRLILIHGRYSYNRTAFISQYSFYKSLLICFIQILFAFFSGLSGTSLFNSISLMAYNVFYTSLPVMTIIFDKDISETTILQYPQILQHSQAGRLLNRTTFCGWFGRSLYHALVVFFITVYAYADEKSEMQELSMVALSGCIWLQAFVVTMDTNSFTYPQIILIWGNFVAFYMINLILSAIPSLHMYTIMFRLCGQPSYWITMALTVAVGMGPVMAFRYFRNLYRPSAINILQQIEQSNGSIQPSRNVESAALKSARTNLTNLLSGSRRKRSSDYQPLLSDPAEPAG; translated from the exons ATGAAACGATTTGTATATATTAATGATGATTCGCGCCGGCATTCCTACTGTGACAATAGGATATCCAATACCAAATATACTCTGTGGAACTTTCTCCCGAAAAACTTATGGGAGCAATTCAG GCGTTTCATGAATCAATATTTTCTGCTAATAGCCTGCCTTCAGTTGTGGTCCCGTATTACTCCAGTTAGTCCTGCAACTACATGGGGTCCACTTATCATCATCTTCATTGTTTCTGCTTCAAAAGAAGCTTGGGATGATTACAATAGGTATCTTTCAGACAAGAAAGCAAATGAAAGGAAAGTATGGTTGGTAAAAGATGGCATTCGTAAGCAG ATCAAGGCACAGGAGATACATGTTGGAGATATAGTGTGGCTCCATGAGAATGATGAGATACCATGTGATCTTGTTCTCATTGGAACTTCTGATCCTCAAGGCATTTGTTATGTTGAG ACTTCTGCTTTGGATGGTGAAACTGACTTGAAAACAAGAATAGTTCCTTCAATTTCTGCTAACTTGTCAGTAAAGCAGCTGGAAAAAGTTAAG GGTGTAATTGAGTGCCCCAATCCAGATAATGACATACGAAGATTTGATGCTAACATGCGCTTGTTCCTCCCTACCATTGACAATGAAAAATGTCCTTTGACCATCAACAACACACTTCTTCAATCATGCTACTTACGGTACACTGAATGGGCTTGTGGAGTTGCAGTTTACACAG GCAATGAAACTAAATCAGGAATGACCAGGGGAACTGCAGAGCCGAAGCTCACTGCAGCTGATGTGATGATAGACAAGCTCACTATTGCGATATTCCTGTTACAAATTGTTGTTGTACTTGTGCTGGGTTATTTTGGGAATATTTGGAAGGACACTCAGGGTCTCAAG CAATGGTATCTTATGTATCATGTGAAGGGACCATGGTATGATTTCCTGGTTATTCCACTGCGCTTCGAGCTGTTGTGCTCCATAATGATTCCAATTTCCATAAAG GTTACTCTTGATTTGTCTAAAGGTGTGTATGCAAAATTTATTGACTGGGATGAGCAAATGTTTGACTGGGAAACAAATACACCTGCTCATTCAGCTAA CACAGCTATCAGCGAGGACCTTGGGCAGGTTGAATATATTTTGACTGACAAAACTGGGACACTGACAGAGAATAGAATGATTTTCAAACAATGCTGCATAAGTAACACAATGTATGGAAGTGACAATGGAGATGCTTTAAAAG ATGCGAGACTTCTAAATGCAGTCTCAAGTAATGATCCTGATGTCATCAAATTTCTGATGGTGATGGCTCTTTGCAATACAGTGGTTCCTGTCAAAAG CAATGATGGTACTGTGTCATACAAAGCACAATCGCAAGATGAGGAAGCATTAGTCACTGCTGCATCAAACCTGAATATGATGCTTATCAGTAAAGACAGCAGTACTGCCG AGATTTGTTTCAATGGGTCTAAGTTTCTGTATGAGTTGTTGGACATTTTGGAATTCACTTCTGATCGCAAAAGAATGTCTGTAGTGGTAAAGGACGGGCAGACTGGGAAGATTCATCTTTTATCTAAAGGTGCCGATGAAGCTATTCTCCCTCGTGCTTATCCAG GACAACAAATACAGAGATATCTTGAGGCAGTAGAAATGTATTCTCAGTTGGGATTGCGAACATTATGTTTGGGATGGCGTGACCTGGAAGAAGATGAATACAAGGAGTGGTCCAAAAACTTTCAAGAGGCTAGCTGTTCATTGGACAATAGGGAG TCTAAAATTGCCAAAGTATGTCACGGCTTAGAGCGAGACCTTTATATTCTTGGTGTTACTGCCATAGAAGATCGTCTTCAG GATGGTGTGCCTGAAACCATTAAGTTGTTAAGGAATGCTGGAATTAATGTGTGGATGCTAACTGGTGATAAGCAAAATACAGCAATTCAGATTGGACTTCTTTGTAACCTCATAACCTCTG AGCCCAATAGCCAGTTGTTGCCTATCAGTGGGAAAACTGAAGAGGACATATTAAGAAGCCTAGACAGGGCATTACTAATTACGAAGAATACATGCGAAACAAAG GATCTTGCATTTGTTTTGGATGGTCGGGCACTCGAAATAATTCTAAAGCATTCCAAGGAATCTTTCACTAGGTTGGCAATGCTATCAAGAACAGCAATATGCTGCCGAATGACACCTTTGCAGAAAGCACAG CTTGTTGCTATTCTAAAGTCCGTTGGGTACTTAACTCTAGCAATTGGTGATGGTGGTAATGATGTTAGAATGATCCAAGAGGCTAACATTGGAGTAGGGATTAGTGGTAGGGAAGGACTGCAAGCCGCAAGAGCTGCTGATTATAGCATTGGGA AGTTCAAGTTTCTTAAGAGGTTGATACTTATTCATGGTCGCTATTCATACAATCGAACAGCATTTATTTCACAGTACTCCTTCTACAAGTCACTTCTTATATGCTTTATACAGATTCT GTTTGCCTTTTTTTCAGGGCTCTCAGGAACTAGCTTATTCAACTCCATTAGCCTGATGGCTTATAATGTTTTCTATACAAGTCTACCTGTGATGACTATAATCTTTGACAAGGATATCTCTGAAACAACAATTCTACAGTACCCCCAGATCTTACAGCATTCTCAAGCTGGGag GCTTCTAAATCGAACTACATTTTGCGGATGGTTTGGTCGCTCACTGTATCAT GCGCTCGTCGTTTTCTTTATCACGGTATATGCATACGCGGATGAGAAAAGTGAGATGCAGGAACTCTCAATGGTTGCACTATCCGGATGCATTTGGTTGCAGGCTTTTGTTGTGACGATGGACACAAA CTCATTCACTTACCCACAAATCATTCTCATCTGGGGAAACTTTGTGGCTTTCTACATGATCAACCTAATACTCAGCGCCATCCCGAGCCTTCACATGTACACAATCATGTTTCGCCTGTGCGGTCAACCATCATACTGGATCACCATGGCA CTGACTGTTGCGGTAGGGATGGGCCCGGTGATGGCTTTCAGATACTTCAGAAACCTGTACCGGCCTAGTGCCATCAACATACTCCAGCAGATCGAGCAGAGCAATGGATCTATCCAACCTTCCAGAAACGTGGAGTCAGCAGCGCTTAAGTCGGCCAGAACCAATCTCACTAATCTACTCTCTGGTTCTCGTAGAAAGAGAAGTTCTGATTATCAACCTCTGCTTTCCGATCCTGCAGAGCCTGCTGGATGA